Proteins encoded in a region of the Planctomycetia bacterium genome:
- the vapC33 gene encoding ribonuclease VapC33 has translation MRLVDANILVYAFTSSFPQHERARSWLDARLSDAVPLGLPWPSLVAFVRLTSNPRLFDRPVSPAVAWQQVEEWLGCECAWIPTPTPRHRAILGDLLRATGLRAEHVPDAHLATLALEHGLAIVSADTDFARFPGVRLENPFA, from the coding sequence ATGAGACTCGTCGATGCCAACATCCTCGTCTACGCCTTCACGTCGTCGTTTCCGCAGCACGAACGGGCGCGGTCTTGGCTCGACGCGAGGTTGAGCGACGCGGTGCCACTGGGCCTCCCCTGGCCGTCGCTAGTCGCCTTCGTCAGGCTGACAAGCAACCCGCGGCTCTTCGACAGGCCCGTCAGTCCGGCCGTTGCCTGGCAGCAGGTCGAGGAGTGGCTCGGCTGTGAATGCGCCTGGATCCCCACGCCGACGCCGCGACATCGGGCAATCCTCGGAGACCTGCTCCGTGCCACCGGCCTGCGGGCCGAGCACGTGCCCGATGCCCACCTCGCGACGCTGGCCCTCGAGCACGGCCTGGCGATCGTTTCCGCCGACACCGATTTCGCCCGGTTCCCTGGCGTGCGTCTGGAGAATCCGTTCGCCTGA